In Nicotiana tabacum cultivar K326 chromosome 10, ASM71507v2, whole genome shotgun sequence, the DNA window CAGAGCACGATGTTCACTTAGGCAATGATATACTTGCAATGAGATTAAAATATTTAATGGGAAAATATTACTGACAACCAATGTGGGGAATCAGAAGTATAAAGAGAAGATGTTGGGGTTTAATGCTCGAATTCAAATTCAACACAGACAGGACTTTCAACATTCATGAAGAAGCACGTATGGACAAATTGCATAAGAAATACAGAAATTGTGAATACCAACTTTGCGAAGACTAAATTTATATAGTTTACAGAGAGGGAGAATGTTCAGACTTACTATAGGACGTAGGTGCACAATTCACAATGCAACCGAACTCACAAGCCTAAGACACGAAAGTGACAGATAAATAAATGTATACTACACAGAAAGCTGATACAAAATGCATAAATCTATATAACCTCAAGTGTACAACTTCTGTTGATGGCAAAAAAATCTATATACGAAGAAGGAAGGCAAATTCTCAAGTAACTCCCGGTAAACAACAAAACTCTCAGCACCCATGTATCGGCAGATATCACGAAGTTTTTCAGAGCAGTAATAAATTATCAGTAAAGTAGAGAAGTAGATAAAGGGAGAAACCACTACCCACTCTTCAATATCCCTGTGTCACGACCTTTACTGTAAAGCATGTCACTTAAACAATCTAGAGAATATAGCTAATCAAAACAATGTTATTTTCTACAGAAGAAATTGAAAACTTTGGATATAATTGCAATTCTCCAATCAGTTTAAAGAATTCTTTCACAATGGTTATATACCTCACATAAAGGAAACAAGATTCCCTTATTGAAGGCAGCAGGCTTATAAAGAGATTTCTTCAGAGATTGATACAGAGCAAAATGCAATCTCTTATTCTTGCGAATATCATCTCTAACTCGTGGTAGTAAGACAAACTTGTAGAAGCGCTCTGCCTTCTTGACACCCAAATTTGAAGCAAATATTCTTGTGGCTTGGTACATTGCATTTGGTGACCATTTCTCAGGCTCTGTTAAATATAGAACGTCTTCCCAATATTGTAACGAAGGAATGTGTTTGAACGCTTTAGGCATCTTTCCTGAAGTGTATTTGCTAAGATGCTTCCCAACACTGCATAACAAGCACCACCAGACAGCCAGGGTTATTAATGCTAAGTTTGCATATAAAGAACTGATAACTAAGGACCATGAAATCGAACATACCCTTTGTACAACTCAATGATCGAGTCATCCAGTTTGGGCATTGGTTGCACTTCTACAAACAAACTATGTCAGCTATCATCATCATGATGGCATCaaattgcttctttttttttaataatgaatgcaATTAAATCTTGGCTTGCTCGTGAACAATCAAAAGAAGTCAACTATTGGAGATAGTTATTTTCCGTTCTAAAGTGAATGAGAATAAAACCTGAAGAAACTTGTGCATCTTTTTCCTTGAGCTTTCCGATAATGATGTCAGCCAATGTGAGCTCGGGGTGATTATCTGCAGACAGAAAGGCCTCCACTAGCCTCACCTCCTCTTCATTAACTTGATCCTGTaacacaaaaagaaaatagaaaacatAAGGTCATTTAGTATTGTACACTAATACCAGGAGAAGCTAAGAAAAAGAAGTGAGTTAACTATTATTTACATTTGAAATTTTTCTTGGTAGATATCAGTTAAAATTCAGCTTACTGTATTAAACAGATAAAATGCTCCTGTTGTAGCTAGAAATGAGTTTAAGAAATAATGAGAAGTCATCACAGGAGTAATTTGTAGTTCTCTATTGCTTTATCCTTAGAAGTAAATCCACCCAAAAAGCTGCTGCCAACCTACCCCAGAATGCCCAGCCTATCTTAGTATAATCAATAATGTCACATAAGACTCCAAACAAATTGGGGTCTGCTGTATGAATGTTCTCTGACCACAAGTtagggtcggctatatgaatcctcaccgACCATGTTACTCCATTTAACTTCACATGCAAACATTATGTAAACAATCATTTGCAACCAGatatagaaaaaaaaattgaagttcaTATAGGCATTGTAATAACACGATACATAAGATAATTACTACATTTATCAACCATGTAAGCAAGCATTAAGCTAAAAAATTTAAGAGGGGTTACCTCCAAATCACCAAATTGGCTTTGGGTCTCGTTGAACCCACCAAAATTATCAATGTCGTCATCGTCTTCCTCCTCTACAGGTTTAGTTGCAACAACATCCTCATCGAAAACTAGAGCGTTAGGATTTCTCTCTCGAGTCTCCTCTTCATCTACCTCCTTCTGCTGAAGTAATGCCTCCTTCAATATTTTTGAGCTCATGCTAAACGATATAACCTGTCAACACAAAAATAATCAGCAATTTACCAATCACCACGTGCCGTAATACCAGACCAACTACTTCGtctaaattaacttaattaaaaaaaaaaaaaaaggttttaccTGTTGTTGCTGCTGGTGGGATTTAGGAGCTTTGAAGCGTTTTTTAGAGGAGGCTTTGGATTTGGAATCATCATCTTCAAGAAAGGGTTCTGGATTTGTGAGTCGTTCTCTCTTCTTCCCCATTTTTGCTTTGCTGTGCTTAAACCTTCGTATCTGCGTGTGTTTTAGGGCTACACTACTTTGCGCCAACGTCTAATAATCCTTTATATATGACGCTGTTTTTTCCTTTATCATTTTTTCTCtacataaaatttttaaaaactatttaaatactagccagTTTTGACAAATTTTAGATTGGCTCCGGCTACTTCTTCTACTTTCCAGACCTTCGAGCCTAAAGTCTTAAATTGTCATAGTCTGTCCGTAAAacggtatagttgaatttgtaATATGATTTATAGATAAGCGAAGTGATTTATAGATAAGCGGAATGATACTCTTACAACGATaaagaaataaaactaaaatCAAGATATAGCGatcaaaattaaagaaaataacaagCCTTATTCTGAACTCAGCCTTTccgagagcaaaaatacaaataagTGGTGAAACAATTAAATTGAGAGCTAAATAGTGAAGTATGAGAGCAAAATAGTAAATCTTTTGTGTAAAGAGTATTTTGTGTACATATAATGGTTGTTAACCCTACTATTTATAGTTCGACCTAGGGAAACAAGATATTAGGATCAAACTCCTCTTTAAATGATAATAACTGGCCATTAATGAGTGTGCTTGAATGCCAATATTCTCTGTAACGGCTACTCATTTAACGCCAGCAAATATTCCCTCATTGAATATTGTCCGATGGGAAATCTTTGAACTTCTATCTATCGTTGATTATGTTCCTTTCGGAATTCATCTGGTACCGGACATACATGCCGCATTCGATACTAATTGTTTCCTAACTCACCTTTTGTCTATCTTCGGGTCCACATATCATCTTACCATTCGGCTATTTGTTATCAACCAATTTTACCCATTACAGATAGTCCTTTTACTTTCCGATGGCGCAACTTAGTGTTACCGGAAAGTAGGTGAAGATTCTTTACTTGGAGGGAAAGTTCCTGAACAGTCTCTAACATTTGAAAGGACGCAGACTTTCTCGCATTTAATAACCCGAACATGTGCTACCTCAGGATACAACAAATATTTATTttcgaggtaatcatgaccatgaTTTTTGTCGTCTATAACTTTTCTACTACTCATCCTTGTTACTTCTTTACTCCCACAATTTTCATAAGTCTTTCTTCTTCTCTGCATCTACTTAGAAAACTTTATCAACCTTTAACTTTCTTAGTAAGAACTCTTCCTTTTACATACCTCTTACCACCATGTCTTTATATACTGCTTCCTTCGGTAATACCGATATTTTCTTTGGTGGAGGCCCGAAGAAAAACAAAGACGAGAAGGTTGACGTTAAGTTTGAACCTTCAACTGTTAGCACTACAATACCCTTTCAACTCAGCACTACAAATGACCTTCAAGTAAAAGCTCCTTCCGCATCTTCTCAAGGCCATCGGATTTGGCCAGTTCGCAAGTTTCCCTCATCCATTCGTCCTTCTAGTGTCACaactgtgaaggaagactgtaaCTGCCCCAATCTCGAAATCCTCGGCCCATATATGGTAGAGCGAGTAACCTATTCCAAGGAAGGGTTTATGTATGTCTATATGTATTCCTTTACCTTGGGTCAGTTCTCTTTGGGTCGAGTTAAGGGCTCGACCCAATAATTTTGGAGTTTTCCACCAATACTAGGTCTACTTAGCATAAGTGGGCCCATCTATATGGTAAACGATGGCCTGCCTTAGTCAAATGTTCATCGAGATCGGAGAAACCGTGACTCTTGCACACATAATGAACTTTTACGCTCCCAAGATTTTCCGTAGGGGAGTAATAAACTTCAGCAAGCGTGGTCACCATGCTCTCTTCACCAGTGTAAACAATGACAACAGCCATATATGGATGGAACGGTTCGTCATTATTTCTCCTAGGGTCATCATCCCGGTCACAATTCTAGCCTTTCCCGAGTTGTGGAACCTTTTTCGTAAGTTTTCgatttttcactttctttcttCATAAAAAGGTCGTTGCTGATTCTTAATTTCCTTTGTCTCAGCTATCAGATGTGAACCGCCACGAGTTTAAGACCTAGACCAATGAATTCAGAAAATTCTGGATATAATAACTCCAGAATCCCGGCGGTGGAAAGAGACGGCTctcaaatacgggtggaaggcccaAAACCATGGTAACCAAGTCCCTCTTTCTTTTATCTTTGAATGAACACAGGAAATTTCATGAATAAGTTGCTAACTCAGTTGTTACTTGATACAACTTCTGAGGGGCTCTGTCGTCTGCCCCGAAGTCGATGCTTTAGAGGACCCCGAAGAGTATAGGAGGGTGCTGCAAAATGTCTTTGCTCGAAGTAGAGCTCGTAGATCTTCCCAAGTCTCCGGTGAAGGTGTCTCCTCTCAGAGTCCACAGTCCAAGAACAAGAAACCGAAGAGAAGACACTCTTCCTCAGTTGGGACTCAAGATAAAAGGGCAAAGAAAATGTCATTCAAGCCGGCCACAATGGTCCTCGTTGACGAAGGGGAAGCTAGTGATGGAGAGGCTTCCCTTTAAAAGAGAAAAGGTTCTTCATCAGCTCAACCAGATGCTCAACGAGGGGTGCTTCAAAGCCCAACTCTAGAAGAAACCCAGGCGTTTTGGGGTGAGATGGACCTAGTCAAGAATGTTGATTCTCTCTTCCTAGCCCCAATTATTGTCTTCGGTCCAAGGAGTTTGGACCTTGATCCTCTTCTTCCCCCAACCATTGAGCAAATAACTAACAACGTTCCTTCTTTCACAACTGTTTCTTCTCCTTCCATGCTGATGACTTCACGTCCAACGATGCCAGCTGCTCATTCTCCACCAACACCAACTGCATCTCCTTCACTGGTATCGGCTGATCAAAAGAGAGATGTTTCTCCCCTCGGTCTACCGACCACGAGAACTTGGGGACAACTATGTTATACCTTCTCAATATTCCTAAGGGAAGTGAAGCGCCACCCTTTATTGTCACGTCCTCTCAAgtccggtggagcttgccaatTACATGAAGCCATTGGCTTCGGCGAAGGATTGGAAGAAAATGCACTACCTTTCTAGAGAGTGTCTGATAAATAATACCATGCATAATGCGGCGCATGTATCGTACTAGTTTCCTCATAGGTTCTTTTTTGCTTACATATTGCAATGATAATCCTACTTTCAACCTTCTCTTTTTAGGTCAACCATCTCGTATCTGAGGGACTGCAGAGGTTGATCTTTGATAAAAAAATACTTGCTTCCGAGCGGGATCAACTCTTAGATGAAAGGAACCAACTTGTCGCGCTCCTCCCGGTGCTGGAGGCGAAAGCTGCTAATATGGGCGAGCTTGAGGCTCGATTATAGCAAAGTGAGCAAGATAGGATGGCTCACAGCTAACAAGCTTCCCAATAACATGAAAAGCTTCAAGAAGCTAAGTCTAAGTGGGCAAACTTCACGATGCTACCATCGTAGCTACCGAGTGCGAGTTTGCCTTAGAGGAGCAAATCAATAACTTGAAGGCCAACTTATGCTGCAAAACAAAGGAGGCCAACGCTGCCAAAGAGAAGAGGGCCCGAATGGAAAAGAGACTTAAGAGGGACATGGAGCAAAACCGGCTTCACTCAACTACCAATGTTGAGCTCGACTCCCGCCACTACGCCATAAAAACCGAAAGAGAAGGGCTCCAGGCCTAAATTGACAAACTCCAAGCAAAACTCCAGGACCAAGAGGACTCACTCGTCTCTAAGAAGACTTATGCCATATATcatatgaggagaaaaaccttggaagaggccaaggAGGCCATCATCGATATTGATAATTATATCGTCAAGGCCCGAGAATTGGAGTTAACTGCTCGTGAAAATATTCCCGCTCGGCCTGCTGCAACTGACTCCTTGAATACTATTTTTGAGTATTCGGGAACTAAAGGGAAGACTGAAGAAGATGAGGGCCTTGGCCTGGTAGCAGATCCGCCTTCATCTATTGGGGAAAGCGCAGACCCATCTCTCCCTTCGGATTCTGGCGGCAATGATGTATAggttctttttctatttttttttgtactttttaaAAATGCCAAACCTTTCATAGAGTTTGTCACTTGataaaaaaggaattttttacTTAAGTATTGCgcaaaaatattctttttatgTTTAGTTAATTAAAACTTCAGTTATATTTTCATCTGATAGCTTTTGATTGCAGGCAAAAACGCTTCTGGAATCTACCCTTTATTATGAGAGTTTCATAAGAGATGGCCCTTATGTTTACAGTGCTATTAAAAAGGATGTCTCTTGTTCATTCCGACACAAGCATTTGaattttttaactttcaaacaatAAATTAACTCATCATTTgtacaagaaataagataaaaataaaaggactttattttattcgCTCTATCTTAAAATTACATAAGCATTCATTTGCTTAAGTAAATAAAATTGCCAATACATGTGACCAACTTGTATAACTTATTTCTACAGGGTTGATCATGCAGTCCCCGGCTTTGATGAGACATTATTGATCCCGATTCTAGTAGTCCCTgatttttgtggcattcttggtgTCGTAACATATACTATTTCCTCCCTAATGTTCGAATGTGAATCATGTGAATTCGAAGACTGGAAGTCTTGTACCCAGATTGTTGTTTCACCAGCGGAAACAACTTGTGAACAGTTAAATAATCATTCTTTAACAATGGAAGGCAAGGCTTGccatcgaaccaaagattatttAAGCATCCATATAGTCGTTTACCTCGATATGAAAATTTCAGTGCCTTGATATTCAAAAGTCTTTCCTTTGCCGATGACGCTTTATTCGTTGTATACTTTccgttgttgcctcgttaaaaaccttgccaataAAACCCGATTGGAAACAAAACTGGTTGAAGGGATCACATACTTTCAGTATTAGCAGGAACCATCAGCAATAAAATCTTTTGCGATGAGTCACGTTCTAATTATTGGGCAATTTGACCATATCTTGATTTTTTAACTCGTATGATCCCTTACCAGTGATAGCTAAAACCAGGTAAGGACTTTCCCATGTTGGCCCCAATTTTCCAGCATTGACTTTCCGAGTGCTTTGAGTCACCTTCCTAAAAACTAAATCCCCTACTTTGAAATAGCGGAGATTGGCCAtgcgattataatatctttccatcatttgctGTTGAGCCACCATCCGCACGTACGCCAAGTCCCGGTGTTCATCGAGCAAGTCCAGCTTTACCAGCAACGCTTTATTGTTTGTCTCTTTATTTGCTCGGGAAAACCATAAAGTCGGCTCCCCCACTTCTACCGGTATTAGAGCCTTTGTGACGTAAACGAGTGAGAAGGGTGTCTCTCCCGTGATTGACATCACCattgtccgatatgcccatagTACTCATGGTTGCTTATCGAGCCACTTGCCCTTAGCGTCTTACAACTTCTTCTTAACGTTCTAAATAATGACCTTGTTGGTTGATTTCGCCTGTCTGTTAGCACTTGGGTGATACGACGAAGATGTAACTCTCTTGATTTTTAATCTTTCCAAAAACTTTGTGACTTTTGAACCTATGAACGGTGACCCGTTGTCACAAGCGATTTCCTTTAGTATTCTAAACTAGTAGATTATGTGGTCCTATATGAAGTCGACCACTTCACACTCACCGATCTTTtagtaaggacctgcttcaagaCACTTAGTGAAGTAattagttaaaactaaaagaaatcagACCTTTCCCGAGCCCGGTGGAAGAGGACCAACTATATtcatccctcatttcatgaatggctatAAGGACAACACCGAATGCAAAAGTTCTGCTAGTTGGTGCACCAACTGCGCATGAcgttgacatttgtcacattttttaATGAATTGCTTTGCGTCTTATTCCATACAGGGCTAGTAGTAACCTGCCCTGACCAACTTGCTAACTAACGAATCTAGCCTAGAATGATTCCTGCAAACTCCTTTGTGGACTTCCCTCATCACATAGTCGGCCTCCGAGGCCCCTAGACACCGGGCCAATGGTCCTTGGGACGACCTCCTATATAACTGCCCATCCCGGACCAAGTTGGTAGAATTTATCTCGCAATAACCATCCACGTCCAACACCGCATGTAGAAGTTAGACGATCGTACCCGAATTAGATCCTTTTATCTTTGTGGATGACACCAAATTAGCCAGCGCATCTGCTTCCACACTCTCTTTTCTTAGAATGTGGATGATTGACCATTCCTTGAATCGTGCAAGCAATGCCTGAACCTTTTTCAAATACTGTTGCATGCGTTCTTTCTTTGTGTCAAAAATGTCATATACTTGGTTTACTACCAGTTGGGAGTCACATTTCACTTCAATGACCTCGAAGCCTAGTCCCCGGCCTAGTTCCTATCCTGCAACCAAAgtctcatactcggcttcattgttattTAAGAAAACAGTTTTAATGCCCTGCCTTAGGGGTTCCCCCAATGGCATGATTAGAACTATCCCGAGATAGGACCCTTTTACATTGGAAGCTCCATCCATAAACAAGGTACAAACTTCCGATGCCATTTCCGACACCAACACCGCTTTCTTAGAATCCAAGGGCATTAACCCGGgactaaaatcagccacaaagttggccaaaacttgtgactctATCGCAGTCCTAGGTTTGTACTAATGTCAAATTTACTAATTTTGACTGCCTATTTAGCCAAACAGCTTGACAATTCAAGCTTGTGA includes these proteins:
- the LOC107807361 gene encoding bystin isoform X3, translated to MGKKRERLTNPEPFLEDDDSKSKASSKKRFKAPKSHQQQQQVISFSMSSKILKEALLQQKEVDEEETRERNPNALVFDEDVVATKPVEEEDDDDIDNFGGFNETQSQFGDLEDQVNEEEVRLVEAFLSADNHPELTLADIIIGKLKEKDAQVSSEVQPMPKLDDSIIELYKGVGKHLSKYTSGKMPKAFKHIPSLQYWEDVLYLTEPEKWSPNAMYQATRIFASNLGVKKAERFYKFVLLPRVRDDIRKNKRLHFALYQSLKKSLYKPAAFNKGILFPLCESRTCTLREAVIFGSVIEKVSIPHLHASVALLKLAEMEYCGTTSYFIKLLIEKKYALPYRVLDAMVSHFMGFFDETRVMPVIWHLSLLVFVQRYKTELRKEDKANIRALVERQRHRLITPDILREIDKSRSRGEKEDDAMSIGPLSVINKAIEEDRFDIPDVPMEED
- the LOC107807361 gene encoding bystin isoform X2, translating into MGKKRERLTNPEPFLEDDDSKSKASSKKRFKAPKSHQQQQQVISFSMSSKILKEALLQQKEVDEEETRERNPNALVFDEDVVATKPVEEEDDDDIDNFGGFNETQSQFGDLEDQVNEEEVRLVEAFLSADNHPELTLADIIIGKLKEKDAQVSSVQPMPKLDDSIIELYKGVGKHLSKYTSGKMPKAFKHIPSLQYWEDVLYLTEPEKWSPNAMYQATRIFASNLGVKKAERFYKFVLLPRVRDDIRKNKRLHFALYQSLKKSLYKPAAFNKGILFPLCESRTCTLREAVIFGSVIEKVSIPHLHASVALLKLAEMEYCGTTSYFIKLLIEKKYALPYRVLDAMVSHFMGFFDETRVMPVIWHLSLLVFVQRYKTELRKEDKANIRALVERQRHRLITPDILREIDKSRSRGEKEDDAMSIASPLSVINKAIEEDRFDIPDVPMEED
- the LOC107807361 gene encoding bystin isoform X1 encodes the protein MGKKRERLTNPEPFLEDDDSKSKASSKKRFKAPKSHQQQQQVISFSMSSKILKEALLQQKEVDEEETRERNPNALVFDEDVVATKPVEEEDDDDIDNFGGFNETQSQFGDLEDQVNEEEVRLVEAFLSADNHPELTLADIIIGKLKEKDAQVSSEVQPMPKLDDSIIELYKGVGKHLSKYTSGKMPKAFKHIPSLQYWEDVLYLTEPEKWSPNAMYQATRIFASNLGVKKAERFYKFVLLPRVRDDIRKNKRLHFALYQSLKKSLYKPAAFNKGILFPLCESRTCTLREAVIFGSVIEKVSIPHLHASVALLKLAEMEYCGTTSYFIKLLIEKKYALPYRVLDAMVSHFMGFFDETRVMPVIWHLSLLVFVQRYKTELRKEDKANIRALVERQRHRLITPDILREIDKSRSRGEKEDDAMSIASPLSVINKAIEEDRFDIPDVPMEED